In Deinococcus sp. YIM 134068, the following are encoded in one genomic region:
- the sufB gene encoding Fe-S cluster assembly protein SufB, with the protein MTINPEVGSINNGYEYGWSNPERYAVKAPKGLSREVVEMISKAKDEPQWMLDFRLKALDIFYSKAMPQWGADLSGLDLDEIYYYIKPEGFNARSWDDVPEDVKKTFERLGIPEAERAALAGVGAQYESEMVYHNLKEEWEKLGVVFLSIEDGLKQYPDLFREHFATIVPPEDNKFAAINSAVWSGGSFVYIPKGVKVDIPLQTYFRINAESSGQFERTLIIVDEGAQAHYIEGCTAPAYNSDSFHSGVIEIVVKEGARFRYSTIQNWSHNVYNLVTQRAAVYANGVMEWVDGNLGSKVTMKYPACYLLEEGARGEVLSIAMAGRGQHQDAGAKIVHFAPHTSGSIVSKSISKDSGRSSYRGLVKIYEGARGAKTNVECDALLLDEEARTDTYPYIEIEEKTASVGHEATVSKINDEQILYLQSRGLSEDEAAGLIVRGFIEPIAKELPLEYAVELNRLIELEMEGSVG; encoded by the coding sequence ATGACCATCAACCCCGAAGTAGGCAGCATCAACAACGGCTACGAGTACGGCTGGAGCAACCCCGAGCGGTACGCCGTCAAGGCACCGAAGGGCCTGTCCCGTGAGGTCGTCGAGATGATCTCGAAGGCGAAGGACGAGCCTCAGTGGATGCTCGACTTCCGCCTCAAGGCGCTCGACATCTTCTATTCCAAGGCCATGCCCCAGTGGGGCGCGGACCTGAGCGGCCTCGATCTGGACGAGATTTACTACTACATCAAGCCGGAAGGCTTCAACGCGCGCTCGTGGGACGACGTGCCCGAGGACGTGAAGAAGACCTTCGAGCGGCTGGGCATTCCCGAGGCCGAGCGTGCGGCGCTGGCGGGTGTCGGCGCGCAGTACGAGTCCGAGATGGTCTACCACAACCTCAAGGAGGAGTGGGAGAAGCTGGGCGTCGTCTTCCTGAGCATCGAGGACGGCCTGAAGCAGTACCCCGACCTCTTCCGCGAGCACTTCGCCACCATCGTGCCGCCGGAGGACAACAAGTTCGCGGCGATCAACTCCGCCGTGTGGTCGGGCGGGTCCTTCGTGTACATCCCGAAGGGCGTGAAGGTGGACATTCCCCTCCAGACGTACTTCCGCATCAACGCGGAGAGCAGCGGCCAGTTCGAGCGCACGCTGATCATCGTGGACGAGGGCGCGCAGGCCCACTACATCGAGGGCTGCACCGCTCCGGCGTACAACTCCGACTCCTTCCACTCCGGCGTCATCGAGATCGTGGTCAAGGAGGGCGCACGCTTCCGCTACTCCACCATCCAGAACTGGTCGCATAACGTCTACAACCTCGTGACCCAGCGGGCCGCCGTGTACGCCAACGGCGTGATGGAGTGGGTGGACGGCAACCTCGGCAGCAAGGTCACGATGAAGTACCCCGCCTGCTACCTGCTCGAAGAGGGGGCGCGCGGCGAAGTCCTGTCCATCGCTATGGCCGGGCGCGGTCAGCACCAGGACGCCGGAGCGAAGATCGTCCACTTCGCGCCACACACCAGCGGTTCTATCGTCTCCAAGTCCATCTCCAAGGACTCGGGCCGTTCTTCCTACCGTGGCCTCGTCAAGATTTACGAGGGCGCGCGTGGGGCCAAGACGAACGTCGAGTGCGACGCCCTGCTGCTGGACGAGGAAGCCCGCACCGACACCTACCCCTACATCGAGATCGAGGAGAAGACAGCCAGCGTGGGCCACGAGGCGACCGTCTCCAAGATCAACGACGAGCAGATTCTGTACCTCCAGTCGCGCGGCCTGTCCGAGGACGAGGCGGCGGGCCTGATCGTGCGCGGCTTCATCGAGCCGATTGCGAAGGAACTCCCGCTGGAGTACGCGGTGGAGCTGAACCGCCTGATCGAGCTGGAGATGGAAGGCTCGGTCGGGTAA
- a CDS encoding Txe/YoeB family addiction module toxin, whose protein sequence is MNLTFTPKGWADYLWLQANEPKLLRKLYRLLDECLRTPFEGSGKPEALKHEYAGFWSRRLTEEHRLIYAVDPDAITVIACRSHYE, encoded by the coding sequence GTGAACCTCACGTTCACACCCAAAGGTTGGGCGGACTACTTGTGGCTGCAAGCCAATGAGCCGAAGCTGCTCCGTAAGCTCTACCGCCTCCTTGACGAATGCCTCCGCACACCTTTCGAGGGCAGCGGCAAGCCGGAAGCGCTCAAGCACGAATACGCCGGTTTCTGGTCGCGCCGCCTCACCGAAGAGCATCGCCTCATTTACGCTGTAGACCCGGACGCTATCACTGTCATCGCTTGCCGCTCGCACTACGAGTAA
- a CDS encoding type II toxin-antitoxin system Phd/YefM family antitoxin, with translation MTAYSIKYAKENLERIAQEAVDNDQATYITLDSGEAVVIVPKERYESWNETDYLLSNPANRRHLLASIEQYRQGQVVRKSLEELEDAAQ, from the coding sequence ATGACGGCCTACTCCATCAAATACGCCAAGGAGAACCTGGAGCGCATCGCTCAGGAGGCGGTGGACAACGACCAGGCCACGTACATCACGCTGGACTCCGGTGAAGCGGTGGTGATCGTACCCAAAGAGCGGTACGAGTCGTGGAACGAGACAGATTACCTGCTGTCCAATCCGGCGAACCGGCGGCACCTCCTGGCCTCCATCGAGCAGTACCGGCAAGGTCAAGTCGTGCGGAAAAGCCTTGAGGAACTGGAAGACGCCGCTCAGTGA
- the sufC gene encoding Fe-S cluster assembly ATPase SufC, with protein MTDQPHQIAQHQIEIRNLHASVGDTPILKGIDLTVPRGELHAVMGPNGNGKSTLAKVIVGDPEYTVTEGEVLVDGQNILEMEPDERARLGVFLAFQYPVEIPGVTIANFLRLAMQARKAEGEEVSFTEFYGKLQNALKVLEWDESIVERYLNEGFSGGEKKRNEILQMLMLDPNYIIMDETDSGLDVDALRIVARGVNSLRGPNLGGLIITHYQRLLNYIVPDRVHIIVDGRVVQSGGPELAQKLDTEGYDWVRELATV; from the coding sequence ATGACCGACCAGCCCCACCAGATCGCCCAGCACCAGATTGAAATCCGCAATCTTCACGCCAGCGTCGGCGACACGCCCATCCTCAAGGGCATCGACCTGACCGTCCCGCGCGGCGAGCTGCACGCCGTCATGGGGCCGAACGGCAACGGCAAGAGCACCCTCGCCAAAGTCATCGTCGGCGACCCCGAGTACACCGTGACCGAGGGTGAAGTGCTCGTGGACGGCCAGAACATTCTGGAGATGGAACCCGACGAGCGGGCGCGCCTCGGCGTCTTCCTCGCCTTCCAGTACCCGGTCGAGATTCCCGGCGTGACCATCGCCAACTTCCTGCGCCTCGCCATGCAGGCCCGCAAGGCGGAGGGCGAGGAGGTCTCGTTCACCGAGTTCTACGGCAAGCTCCAGAACGCGCTGAAGGTGCTGGAGTGGGACGAGAGCATCGTCGAGCGGTATCTCAACGAGGGCTTCTCCGGCGGCGAGAAGAAGCGCAACGAGATTCTCCAGATGCTGATGCTCGACCCCAACTACATCATTATGGACGAGACCGACTCCGGCCTCGACGTGGACGCCCTGCGGATCGTGGCGCGCGGCGTGAACTCCCTGCGCGGCCCGAACCTCGGTGGCCTCATCATCACCCACTACCAGCGCCTCCTGAACTACATCGTGCCCGACCGGGTTCACATCATCGTGGACGGGCGCGTGGTGCAGTCGGGCGGCCCGGAGCTGGCCCAGAAGCTCGATACGGAAGGGTATGACTGGGTGCGGGAACTGGCGACGGTATAA
- a CDS encoding MotA/TolQ/ExbB proton channel family protein → MNVLDLIRAAGPLLWVLLALSVYVVYTAAVRAQVLSRLGRDSSALIERARAITAESGAAAALSEVDWAADPSPAANVLRAGLRRASRGPDAAGAAMNAALLAEDARLYAGLSALGTAAQVAPLLGLLGTVVGMVRSFLVFSSTAAPTPAQLATGISEALVNTAAGLVVAIIAYVARNALRTRADRIAGQAERVREDLPAWLAPRLMPAGTSARTVPEVALNFDGADPSPVQR, encoded by the coding sequence ATGAATGTTCTTGACCTGATTCGGGCCGCCGGGCCGCTGCTGTGGGTGCTGCTGGCCCTGTCCGTGTACGTCGTCTACACCGCCGCTGTGCGGGCGCAGGTCCTCTCCCGATTGGGCCGTGATTCGTCGGCGCTGATCGAGCGGGCGCGGGCCATTACCGCCGAGAGCGGGGCGGCGGCGGCGCTTTCCGAGGTGGACTGGGCCGCCGATCCCAGCCCGGCGGCCAACGTGCTGCGTGCGGGCCTGCGGCGGGCGAGCCGGGGGCCGGACGCGGCGGGGGCGGCCATGAACGCCGCGCTGCTGGCCGAGGACGCCCGGCTGTACGCGGGCCTCTCGGCGCTGGGCACCGCCGCGCAGGTCGCGCCGCTGCTGGGGCTGCTGGGCACGGTGGTCGGCATGGTGCGCTCCTTCCTCGTGTTCAGCTCCACCGCCGCGCCCACGCCCGCGCAGCTCGCCACGGGCATCAGCGAGGCGCTGGTGAACACGGCGGCGGGCCTCGTCGTGGCGATCATCGCCTATGTGGCCCGCAACGCCCTGCGGACCCGCGCCGACCGCATCGCCGGACAGGCCGAGCGCGTCCGCGAGGACCTGCCCGCGTGGCTGGCCCCGCGTCTCATGCCCGCCGGGACCTCCGCCCGCACGGTGCCGGAGGTGGCGCTGAACTTCGACGGGGCCGACCCGTCCCCGGTGCAGCGGTGA
- a CDS encoding ExbD/TolR family protein: MRRRLREGGDTVTFDFAPMVDVVLLLLIFFFLTSSLGARQNALPLDLPRASTTVQETPALPIVSVDRAGKVFLNGTETTLTRLGGQLRPLLGASGGVVGLRGDERGSYGTVVQVMDVIKRAGGERLALGTRAATASGSGGGR; the protein is encoded by the coding sequence GTGAGGCGGCGGCTGCGCGAGGGCGGCGATACCGTGACCTTCGACTTCGCGCCGATGGTGGACGTGGTGCTGCTGCTGCTGATCTTCTTCTTCCTCACGAGCAGCCTGGGGGCGAGGCAGAACGCCCTGCCCCTCGACCTGCCGCGTGCGAGCACCACCGTGCAGGAGACGCCCGCTCTCCCCATCGTGAGCGTGGACCGGGCCGGGAAGGTCTTCCTGAACGGGACGGAGACGACGCTGACGCGGCTCGGCGGGCAGCTCCGGCCCCTCCTCGGCGCTTCGGGCGGCGTGGTCGGGCTGCGCGGCGACGAGCGCGGCAGCTACGGGACGGTCGTGCAGGTTATGGACGTGATCAAGCGCGCGGGCGGCGAGCGGCTGGCCCTGGGGACCCGCGCGGCGACGGCCAGTGGGTCGGGCGGCGGACGGTGA
- a CDS encoding type III pantothenate kinase, whose amino-acid sequence MPPVFPLLAVDIGNTSTVLGLADESRRLIHTWRVRTNRDVLPDDLALQLHGLFTLAGAPNPRAAVLSSVAPPVGQNYALALRRHFGIEPFEVSAASLPDVRVELDQPDAIGADRLSNLFGAERYLDEHEYAVVVDFGTSTNFDVIGRGRRFIGGVLATGAQVSADALFARAAKLPRIALEAPRTAIGKNTVHALQSGLVYGYAEMVDGLLRRIRAELPGPAVAVATGGFSRTVEGICREIDHYDETLTLRGLVELWSSRETVRG is encoded by the coding sequence GTGCCCCCCGTCTTTCCCCTCCTCGCCGTGGACATCGGCAACACGAGCACCGTCCTGGGTCTGGCCGACGAGAGCCGACGCCTCATTCACACCTGGCGCGTGCGGACCAACCGCGACGTGCTGCCGGACGACCTCGCCCTGCAACTGCACGGCCTGTTCACGCTGGCGGGCGCGCCGAATCCCCGCGCCGCCGTACTGAGCAGCGTGGCCCCCCCCGTCGGGCAGAACTACGCGCTCGCGCTGCGGCGGCACTTCGGCATCGAGCCGTTCGAGGTCAGCGCGGCGAGCCTTCCCGACGTGCGGGTGGAACTCGACCAGCCCGACGCCATCGGGGCGGACAGGTTGAGCAACCTCTTCGGGGCCGAGCGGTATCTGGACGAGCACGAATACGCGGTGGTCGTGGACTTCGGCACGAGCACCAACTTCGACGTGATCGGGCGCGGACGGCGCTTCATCGGCGGGGTCCTCGCCACGGGTGCGCAGGTCAGCGCCGACGCCCTGTTCGCCCGCGCCGCCAAGCTGCCGCGCATCGCGTTGGAAGCGCCAAGAACCGCCATCGGCAAGAACACCGTCCACGCCCTGCAATCCGGTCTCGTCTACGGGTACGCCGAGATGGTGGACGGCCTGCTGCGCCGCATCCGTGCCGAGTTGCCAGGTCCCGCCGTCGCCGTCGCCACCGGGGGCTTTTCCCGCACCGTGGAGGGCATCTGCCGTGAGATCGACCACTACGACGAGACGCTGACCCTGCGCGGGCTGGTGGAGCTGTGGTCGAGCCGGGAGACGGTGCGAGGCTGA
- a CDS encoding inorganic phosphate transporter: MEPALIGFVVIVALALAFDFINGFHDTANAIATSVATKVLTPAQAIAMAAILNVVGALTGTAVAKTIATDIVPQDFATLQLTGAALLSAIIWNLYTWWKGLPSSSSHALIFSLVGAGVASGGWGIIVPRGVQKTLTGLFTSPALGFLVPILLMALLSWVVLRFLRPRTVTRTFRWLQIGSAAFMAFSHGGNDAQKAMGIMTFALSAYLGAAVDVVPLWVILAAATAMGLGTAVGGWRIIKTMGFKVVDLKPVDGFVAEASAAAVITAATHFGIPVSTTHTISTSIMGVGTTKGFRKVKWQVAGRIVSAWVFTIPTCIVLGWVLHKVILAVG; encoded by the coding sequence ATGGAACCCGCCCTGATCGGTTTTGTCGTCATCGTCGCGCTCGCGCTGGCGTTCGACTTCATCAACGGCTTTCACGACACCGCGAACGCCATCGCCACCTCGGTCGCCACCAAGGTGCTGACGCCCGCACAGGCCATCGCGATGGCCGCGATTCTCAACGTGGTCGGCGCGCTGACGGGCACCGCCGTCGCCAAGACCATCGCCACCGACATCGTGCCGCAGGACTTCGCCACCCTGCAACTCACGGGCGCGGCGCTGCTGAGCGCGATCATCTGGAACCTCTACACGTGGTGGAAGGGACTGCCCTCCTCGTCGAGCCACGCGCTGATCTTCAGCCTCGTCGGGGCGGGCGTCGCCTCGGGCGGCTGGGGCATCATCGTTCCGAGGGGCGTGCAGAAGACGCTGACGGGCCTCTTCACCAGCCCGGCCCTCGGCTTCCTCGTGCCGATCCTGCTGATGGCGCTGCTCTCCTGGGTGGTGCTGCGCTTCCTGCGGCCCCGCACTGTGACGCGCACCTTCCGCTGGCTCCAGATCGGCTCGGCGGCGTTCATGGCCTTTTCCCACGGCGGCAACGACGCGCAAAAGGCCATGGGGATCATGACCTTCGCCCTGAGCGCCTACCTGGGCGCGGCGGTGGACGTGGTGCCCCTGTGGGTCATCCTCGCCGCCGCCACCGCGATGGGGCTGGGGACGGCGGTGGGCGGCTGGCGCATCATCAAGACGATGGGCTTCAAGGTCGTGGACCTCAAACCCGTGGACGGCTTCGTGGCCGAGGCGAGCGCCGCCGCCGTCATCACCGCCGCGACCCACTTCGGCATCCCGGTCAGCACCACCCACACCATCAGCACCTCGATCATGGGCGTGGGCACCACGAAGGGCTTTCGCAAGGTCAAGTGGCAGGTCGCCGGGCGCATCGTGAGCGCGTGGGTGTTCACGATCCCGACGTGCATTGTGCTGGGATGGGTGTTGCACAAGGTGATCCTGGCGGTGGGGTAG
- a CDS encoding DUF47 domain-containing protein, translated as MVLSRFMPKNPQFSAKFAEAARNAHATAQALVDLLENYTDVERKVQRVRDLEHEGDRLTGEITNLLAASFIVPFDREDIIALNDELDDLVDDMEDAARKLSLYGVERPLPQMAQLARVVERQCALLAQGMPLIEDTGRIGELAALAKQIRTLEDEGDTISDEVQRTLYQGVTDVPGMIRAMRGGEIVNLIEDASDQAQRVAKTVESILLKNA; from the coding sequence ATGGTGCTGTCAAGATTCATGCCGAAAAACCCGCAGTTCAGCGCGAAGTTCGCCGAGGCTGCACGCAACGCGCACGCGACTGCCCAGGCCCTCGTGGACCTGCTGGAGAACTACACCGACGTGGAACGCAAGGTGCAGCGGGTCCGCGACCTCGAACACGAGGGCGACCGCCTCACGGGCGAGATCACGAACCTGCTCGCCGCGTCGTTCATCGTGCCCTTCGACCGGGAGGACATCATCGCCCTGAACGACGAACTCGACGACCTCGTGGACGACATGGAGGACGCCGCCCGCAAACTCAGCCTGTACGGGGTCGAGCGTCCGTTGCCGCAGATGGCGCAGCTCGCCCGCGTGGTCGAGCGGCAGTGTGCCCTCCTCGCCCAGGGGATGCCTCTCATCGAGGACACCGGGCGGATCGGGGAACTCGCCGCGCTGGCAAAGCAGATTCGCACGCTGGAGGACGAGGGAGACACCATCTCCGACGAGGTGCAGCGCACGCTCTATCAGGGCGTGACGGACGTGCCCGGCATGATCCGGGCGATGCGCGGCGGCGAGATCGTGAACCTGATCGAGGACGCCTCCGACCAGGCGCAGCGGGTGGCGAAGACCGTCGAGAGCATCCTGCTCAAGAACGCGTGA
- a CDS encoding alpha-amylase family glycosyl hydrolase — MKPLQLVGRVSALTALTLSLSACGLFNPPAADTRDWRDEVIYFAMTDRFANGNPANDNGSNQTTGDAADRTNPLGWHGGDFAGLKTKIEEGYFKRMGFTALWITPVVLQVPAIPVNDGPNQGKAFAGYHGYWAEDFFKVDPHLGTLSEYKALIDTAHRNGIKVIQDIVVNHAGYNATLTKTNPEQFHTDAECAASTNKEVDCPLAGLPDFKQELPEVTKSLNDFVTYWRTETGIDGLRLDTMKHVPDSYWTQFFAAGGAGDASKIWSVGEVFDGNPARLAHFMNDLGSPSVFDFALYYGIKDQLSSAGGDLGRIADVFAQDGVYEDPTRLTTFVDNHDVRRFVSEVTERGGTAAQAAERLDLALSLIYTSRGTPSVWQGTEIAQPGLGDPYNYVLGQGNREDMNFAALAGSTLDERIGALASARAKYRVLTRGAQQELWRPSAAGSGGGASILAYRRVATDAQGGQPVVVVMNNGDTPVDLSTVSGGGIPLLGTFGAGALTEITGRTSTLSVSDGKLVGTVPARSALAVAAPAGSGGAGTVNPSLPEVTNLAARPGDSAVQLTWTASTDASVTGYRIYARTGGGQERLLNFAPLAKDQTTYLAAGVTNDAQTTFRVVTVDAQGAESRGASVTATPSASNTVTVTVTVDARNQGNGPIELRRFDTGSQVEYPMTQTSRGIWKTDITLPLFREIKFKFGNDGPGAKNSGYEGPGKADRAYVVGTNNNAYSGTFEFIDEPVPPAIEGTVTGAGGALSGALVTATTADPNKNYALTFADGSYTLFAPAGAQTLGATAEGYAEATQAATSPGTGVNFALTRAAGGGTVVGKYTVDGDLGDWTAPKAGAQSPNAGVFGPDNNWLTLLADSDDQYLYLGYTYRVAGNSALLYLDTGAGGAAQADGFEAWKQAATFGGGMAGADAFVARYENQPAQLRLVQSDTAVPEVATTAYTVATGGTLPTQTVELAIPWSALGLSGRPTAGVNVVGGIFGGAGYGAGDIIPDAGSTPAGANTIGTEAEQRRATFTAPLNVP, encoded by the coding sequence ATGAAACCCCTTCAACTGGTGGGGCGCGTGAGCGCCTTGACGGCCCTGACGCTTTCGCTCTCGGCGTGCGGCCTGTTCAACCCCCCGGCGGCGGATACCCGCGACTGGCGCGACGAGGTGATCTACTTCGCCATGACCGACCGCTTCGCCAACGGGAACCCGGCGAACGACAACGGGAGCAATCAGACGACGGGCGACGCTGCCGACCGCACCAATCCCCTCGGCTGGCACGGCGGCGACTTCGCGGGCCTGAAGACGAAGATCGAGGAGGGGTACTTCAAGCGGATGGGCTTCACGGCGTTGTGGATCACGCCGGTCGTGCTTCAAGTGCCCGCCATCCCCGTCAACGACGGCCCGAATCAGGGCAAGGCGTTCGCCGGGTATCACGGCTACTGGGCCGAGGACTTCTTCAAGGTGGACCCCCACCTCGGCACGCTCTCCGAGTACAAGGCGTTGATCGACACGGCGCACCGGAACGGCATCAAGGTCATTCAGGACATTGTGGTGAATCATGCGGGCTACAACGCCACGCTCACGAAGACGAACCCCGAGCAGTTCCACACCGACGCCGAGTGCGCGGCGAGCACGAACAAGGAGGTGGACTGCCCGCTGGCGGGTCTGCCCGACTTCAAGCAGGAATTGCCCGAGGTGACGAAGTCCCTCAACGATTTCGTGACGTACTGGCGCACCGAGACGGGCATCGACGGCCTGCGGCTGGACACGATGAAGCATGTGCCCGACAGCTACTGGACGCAGTTCTTCGCGGCGGGCGGGGCGGGCGACGCCTCCAAAATCTGGTCGGTCGGCGAGGTGTTCGACGGCAACCCGGCGCGGCTGGCGCACTTCATGAATGACCTCGGCTCGCCCAGCGTGTTCGACTTCGCGCTGTACTACGGGATCAAGGACCAGCTTTCCAGCGCGGGCGGCGACCTCGGGCGGATCGCGGACGTGTTCGCGCAAGACGGCGTGTACGAGGACCCCACCCGCCTGACGACCTTCGTGGACAACCACGACGTGCGGCGCTTCGTCAGCGAGGTGACGGAGCGGGGCGGCACGGCGGCGCAGGCGGCGGAACGGCTGGACCTCGCGCTGAGCCTGATCTACACCTCGCGCGGCACGCCGAGCGTGTGGCAGGGCACCGAGATCGCGCAGCCGGGCCTCGGCGATCCCTACAACTACGTGCTGGGGCAGGGCAACCGCGAGGACATGAACTTCGCGGCGCTGGCGGGAAGTACGCTGGACGAGCGAATCGGGGCGTTGGCGAGCGCGCGGGCCAAGTACCGGGTCCTCACGCGCGGCGCGCAGCAGGAGTTGTGGCGTCCCAGTGCCGCCGGGTCTGGGGGAGGCGCATCCATCCTCGCTTACCGCCGGGTGGCGACGGACGCGCAGGGCGGGCAGCCCGTCGTCGTCGTGATGAACAACGGGGATACGCCCGTGGACCTCTCCACGGTGAGCGGTGGTGGCATTCCGTTGCTGGGCACCTTCGGGGCGGGGGCACTCACCGAAATCACCGGACGTACTTCAACCCTGAGCGTCAGCGACGGCAAGCTCGTCGGCACAGTCCCGGCCAGGAGCGCCCTCGCGGTGGCGGCCCCGGCGGGCAGTGGTGGAGCGGGAACCGTGAACCCCAGCCTCCCCGAAGTCACGAACCTCGCGGCCCGGCCCGGTGACAGCGCCGTGCAACTGACGTGGACGGCGAGCACGGACGCCAGCGTGACCGGCTACCGCATCTACGCCCGGACGGGTGGCGGGCAGGAGCGCCTGCTCAACTTCGCGCCGCTGGCGAAGGATCAGACGACCTACCTCGCCGCCGGAGTGACGAACGACGCGCAGACGACCTTCCGGGTAGTCACGGTGGACGCGCAGGGGGCCGAGAGCCGGGGCGCGAGCGTGACCGCCACGCCGAGCGCGTCGAACACTGTCACCGTGACTGTCACCGTGGACGCCCGCAACCAGGGCAACGGCCCCATCGAGCTGCGGCGTTTCGACACCGGCTCGCAGGTCGAGTACCCCATGACGCAGACCAGCCGGGGCATCTGGAAGACGGACATCACGCTCCCCCTCTTCCGCGAGATCAAGTTCAAGTTCGGCAACGACGGCCCCGGCGCGAAGAACAGCGGCTACGAGGGGCCGGGCAAGGCCGACCGCGCCTACGTGGTGGGGACGAACAACAACGCCTACAGCGGCACCTTCGAGTTCATCGACGAACCCGTCCCGCCCGCCATCGAGGGGACGGTGACGGGCGCGGGCGGGGCCCTCTCCGGTGCCCTCGTCACCGCGACGACCGCCGACCCGAACAAGAACTATGCCCTCACCTTCGCGGACGGCTCGTATACCCTCTTCGCCCCGGCGGGCGCGCAGACGCTGGGGGCGACGGCGGAGGGCTACGCGGAGGCGACCCAGGCGGCGACCTCGCCGGGGACCGGGGTCAACTTCGCCCTCACGCGCGCTGCCGGGGGCGGCACGGTCGTCGGCAAGTACACGGTGGACGGCGACCTGGGCGATTGGACGGCCCCGAAAGCCGGCGCGCAGAGTCCGAACGCCGGGGTGTTCGGCCCGGATAACAACTGGCTGACCCTCCTCGCCGACAGCGACGACCAGTATCTCTACCTGGGCTATACGTACCGGGTGGCGGGGAACAGCGCCCTCCTCTACCTCGACACGGGGGCGGGCGGCGCGGCGCAGGCCGACGGCTTCGAGGCGTGGAAGCAGGCGGCGACCTTCGGCGGGGGCATGGCGGGGGCCGACGCCTTCGTGGCCCGCTACGAGAACCAGCCCGCGCAACTGCGGCTCGTGCAGAGCGACACCGCCGTTCCCGAGGTCGCCACAACCGCCTACACGGTCGCCACGGGCGGCACGCTGCCCACCCAGACGGTCGAGCTGGCGATTCCCTGGTCGGCCCTCGGCCTGAGCGGGCGGCCTACGGCGGGCGTGAACGTGGTGGGCGGCATCTTCGGCGGGGCGGGCTACGGCGCGGGCGACATCATCCCCGACGCGGGCAGCACCCCGGCGGGCGCGAACACCATCGGGACGGAGGCGGAGCAGAGGCGGGCGACCTTCACCGCACCGCTGAACGTTCCCTGA
- a CDS encoding DUF427 domain-containing protein, which yields MKALWNGQVIAESDDTVVVEGNHYFPAASVNPAYLRPSATHTVCPWKGTASYHTLEVGGQTNPDAAWFYPEPKDAARQIGGRVAFWRGVRVVPG from the coding sequence ATGAAAGCACTCTGGAACGGGCAGGTCATTGCCGAGTCGGACGACACCGTGGTCGTGGAGGGCAACCACTACTTCCCGGCGGCGAGCGTGAATCCCGCCTACCTGCGCCCCAGCGCCACCCACACTGTCTGCCCGTGGAAGGGCACGGCGAGCTATCACACGCTGGAGGTAGGCGGCCAGACCAACCCCGACGCCGCGTGGTTCTACCCCGAGCCGAAGGACGCCGCCCGGCAGATCGGGGGGCGCGTGGCCTTCTGGCGCGGCGTGCGGGTGGTGCCGGGCTGA
- a CDS encoding chloramphenicol phosphotransferase CPT family protein: MAEPPPAGKLILVNGASSAGKSTLCRALQASLGQPFLRFSPDFFLFDTDMLPGRGDEGGPFAWTNLRPQVFEGFFRCLPALLSAGNNLVVDSIVESREGMDRLVEVLGPFNVFFVGLHCPLPELERRELARGDRRPGDTRRDFGTVHSFGVYDEVDSTQPLEMNVQIVIRAWESRRRPSAFERMARRETETRG; the protein is encoded by the coding sequence ATGGCCGAACCGCCGCCCGCCGGAAAGCTCATTCTCGTCAACGGGGCGTCCAGCGCGGGGAAGTCCACGCTCTGCCGGGCCTTGCAGGCGAGTCTGGGTCAGCCGTTCCTCCGCTTCTCGCCTGACTTCTTCCTGTTCGACACGGACATGCTGCCGGGTCGGGGAGATGAGGGCGGCCCCTTCGCCTGGACGAATCTGCGCCCACAGGTCTTCGAGGGCTTCTTCCGCTGCCTGCCCGCGCTGCTCTCGGCGGGCAACAACCTCGTGGTGGATTCCATCGTCGAGTCGCGGGAGGGGATGGACCGACTGGTGGAGGTGCTGGGACCTTTCAACGTGTTCTTCGTGGGGTTGCACTGCCCGTTGCCCGAGCTGGAGCGGCGTGAACTTGCGCGGGGAGACCGTCGTCCCGGCGACACGCGGCGCGACTTTGGGACGGTCCACAGCTTCGGCGTGTACGATGAGGTGGACTCGACTCAGCCGCTGGAAATGAACGTCCAGATCGTCATCCGCGCGTGGGAGAGTCGGCGGAGGCCGAGCGCATTTGAGCGGATGGCGCGCAGGGAAACAGAGACGAGGGGCTGA